The Sulfurospirillum halorespirans DSM 13726 genome has a window encoding:
- a CDS encoding thiamine pyrophosphate-binding protein → MNIRVADYLTQKLAEVSGNKLFMITGGMIMHLTDAVYKQKDTLDTYFFHHEQAATMAAEAYARYSKKIGVVYVTAGPAALNTLTGVVGAYVDRSPCIIVSGQSKVEQVHVTAPRQFSLQGFNTLPIFEQVTKFAVILDDIRKIKYNIEKAIFMAHQAPFGPVWIECPLDIQGATFDPDLYDGFIPDTASVNSKACNIEVIIQELKKAKRPVILMGAGVQQADAVKEANLIADTFGIPIVTTRMGMDILDHEHPNFIGKPGTYGDRAGNFTVQNSDVLLVLGSRLSIGLIGHDYQAFAPNSKIILVEIDPKEFEKPSVDKAIKVLCDVKVCMKLLLDQFKPNQESYITWLRKAQEWKEKYPVDLPEYVNETEGVNSYHFMRVFSEYLDKNAVIVTDTGSCFHVHAQAFKIKFGQRHIITGGLSTMGYSPASIGVAASAKDEGKDVYCISGDGSIQMNLQEFQTIAYYNLPIKTIILNNNGYLLIRHTQNNFMEGRLIGESSATGVSTPSMEKVATLYGIKYIGVSNIGEMNEKIKELIAYNGPVIFEVMTPTNQLLIPRVASKKLDDGKMVSMPYDDMFPFLPRSEYEENINMEF, encoded by the coding sequence ATGAATATTCGAGTTGCAGATTATTTAACACAAAAATTGGCAGAAGTTAGTGGAAATAAACTTTTCATGATTACGGGTGGAATGATTATGCACTTGACAGACGCTGTTTATAAACAAAAAGATACATTAGATACCTACTTTTTTCACCATGAACAAGCCGCAACAATGGCTGCTGAAGCATATGCTAGATATTCTAAAAAAATAGGGGTTGTTTATGTCACTGCAGGCCCTGCGGCGCTCAATACTTTAACAGGAGTGGTTGGTGCATATGTTGATCGATCTCCTTGTATTATTGTCTCGGGACAATCTAAGGTTGAACAGGTACACGTAACGGCTCCAAGACAATTTTCTTTACAAGGGTTTAATACATTACCTATCTTTGAGCAAGTAACTAAATTTGCAGTTATTTTAGATGATATTCGTAAAATAAAATACAATATAGAAAAAGCTATTTTTATGGCGCATCAAGCTCCATTTGGACCAGTGTGGATTGAATGTCCTCTTGATATACAAGGGGCTACATTCGATCCAGATTTGTATGATGGTTTTATTCCCGATACTGCATCTGTGAACAGTAAAGCTTGTAATATTGAAGTAATTATTCAAGAATTAAAAAAAGCAAAAAGACCTGTTATCTTAATGGGTGCTGGTGTACAACAAGCTGATGCCGTAAAAGAGGCAAATTTAATTGCAGATACATTTGGCATACCTATCGTTACTACAAGAATGGGTATGGATATTTTAGATCATGAACATCCCAACTTTATAGGCAAACCAGGCACATATGGTGATAGGGCAGGCAATTTTACCGTGCAAAATTCTGATGTTTTACTTGTATTAGGCTCTCGACTTAGTATTGGTCTTATTGGACATGATTATCAAGCCTTTGCACCAAATTCAAAAATCATCCTTGTAGAAATTGATCCAAAAGAATTTGAAAAACCTTCTGTTGATAAAGCGATTAAGGTATTGTGTGATGTTAAAGTGTGTATGAAACTTCTTTTGGATCAATTTAAGCCAAATCAAGAATCTTATATCACATGGTTGAGAAAAGCGCAAGAATGGAAAGAAAAATATCCTGTTGATTTACCTGAATATGTCAATGAAACAGAAGGGGTTAATTCCTATCATTTTATGAGAGTTTTTTCAGAATATTTAGATAAAAATGCTGTCATTGTTACAGATACGGGGTCGTGTTTTCATGTTCATGCACAAGCATTTAAAATCAAATTTGGTCAAAGACATATTATTACAGGTGGACTTTCAACGATGGGTTATAGTCCTGCTTCTATTGGTGTAGCAGCGTCGGCTAAGGATGAAGGAAAAGATGTTTATTGTATTAGTGGTGATGGTTCTATACAGATGAATTTACAAGAATTTCAAACAATTGCCTATTATAATCTACCGATAAAAACAATTATTCTAAATAATAATGGCTACCTTTTAATACGACATACTCAAAATAATTTTATGGAAGGCCGACTTATAGGGGAAAGCAGCGCAACTGGCGTTTCCACTCCATCTATGGAAAAAGTGGCTACGTTGTATGGAATTAAATATATCGGTGTATCAAATATTGGTGAAATGAATGAAAAGATAAAAGAGCTTATTGCCTATAATGGGCCTGTTATTTTTGAAGTTATGACACCTACAAATCAATTATTGATACCTAGGGTTGCTTCTAAAAAATTGGATGATGGGAAAATGGTTTCTATGCCATACGATGATATGTTTCCGTTCTTGCCAAGAAGTGAGTACGAAGAAAATATCAATATGGAGTTTTAA
- the rfbG gene encoding CDP-glucose 4,6-dehydratase, protein MESMVMQSLFGGMYKDKTVLVTGHTGFKGSWLVYWLKHMGANVIGYSLEAPTTPNHIALLDLDIVSIMGDIRDLETLDKTFATYQPDIVFHLAAQALVRPSYSNPIETYETNVIGTLKVFEVCRKYQVKAIVNITSDKAYENREWIWGYRENDPMGGYDPYSASKGCADLLANSYRNSYFNIQEYKKSHQTLLATCRAGNVIGGGDWAQDRLITDIMLSVSQGKKVSIRNPKATRPWQHVLESLSGYLHVGQKLLEEKVEFAEAWNFGPSDEGSICVEEVVLHVKQHWDKIDYEINRDPNQLHEANLLKLDCSKAHIKLHWKDVWDSEKTFEKTVKWYKAFYEKNEILTKEDLETYIADAKKKNIEWSQS, encoded by the coding sequence ATGGAAAGTATGGTAATGCAGTCTCTTTTTGGTGGAATGTATAAAGATAAAACCGTTTTAGTCACAGGACATACAGGTTTTAAAGGTTCGTGGCTTGTGTATTGGCTAAAACATATGGGCGCTAATGTTATAGGTTACTCCCTAGAAGCACCTACAACACCAAATCATATAGCACTGCTTGATCTCGATATTGTTTCGATTATGGGCGATATACGAGACTTAGAAACGTTAGATAAAACATTTGCAACGTATCAGCCAGATATCGTATTTCATCTGGCAGCACAAGCATTGGTCAGACCTTCTTATTCAAATCCGATAGAAACTTATGAAACCAATGTGATAGGAACGCTTAAAGTCTTTGAAGTGTGCCGCAAATATCAAGTCAAAGCTATTGTGAATATCACGAGTGATAAAGCTTATGAAAACAGAGAATGGATTTGGGGATATAGAGAAAATGACCCTATGGGTGGGTATGACCCTTATAGCGCTTCAAAGGGATGTGCAGACTTGTTAGCCAACTCTTATCGTAACTCTTATTTTAATATACAAGAATATAAAAAATCTCACCAAACACTGCTTGCAACATGTCGAGCCGGTAATGTTATTGGTGGCGGAGATTGGGCGCAAGATAGACTTATTACAGATATTATGCTTTCTGTCTCACAAGGTAAAAAAGTGAGCATCCGCAATCCCAAAGCAACGAGACCTTGGCAACATGTGCTTGAATCACTTAGCGGGTATTTACATGTAGGGCAAAAACTGCTTGAAGAAAAAGTAGAATTTGCAGAAGCTTGGAACTTTGGACCCAGTGATGAAGGAAGTATCTGTGTTGAAGAAGTTGTCTTACATGTAAAGCAGCATTGGGACAAAATTGACTATGAAATCAATCGTGATCCAAATCAGCTTCATGAAGCAAACCTTTTAAAACTCGATTGTTCAAAAGCGCATATAAAGCTTCATTGGAAAGATGTGTGGGATAGTGAAAAGACATTTGAAAAGACCGTGAAATGGTATAAAGCCTTTTACGAAAAAAATGAAATTTTGACGAAAGAAGATTTAGAGACTTATATTGCTGATGCAAAAAAGAAAAATATTGAGTGGAGTCAATCATGA
- the rfbF gene encoding glucose-1-phosphate cytidylyltransferase yields MKVVLLAGGYGTRISEETDLKPKPMVEIGGKPILWHIMKIYSHYGFNEFVVLLGYKGYYIKEYFANYFLHQSDVTIDLQTNSLQVHNNTSEPWKVTLVDTGLDTMTGGRIKRAQKYIGDEPFLLTYGDGVSDIDIAKTVAFHQKHGKALTMSAIQPEARFGNLAIDEMMNIKSFIEKPKTEAGWINGGFFVCEPKVFDYISEDESCVFEQAPLQNLAKDGEMFAYKHEGFWQPMDTLRDNQKLNKLWKENKAPWKVW; encoded by the coding sequence ATGAAAGTCGTATTATTAGCAGGTGGATATGGAACACGTATTTCAGAAGAGACGGATCTTAAACCAAAACCAATGGTTGAGATTGGTGGTAAGCCCATATTGTGGCATATCATGAAGATTTATTCCCATTATGGCTTTAATGAATTTGTTGTCCTTCTTGGATACAAAGGCTATTACATTAAAGAATATTTTGCGAACTATTTTTTACACCAAAGTGATGTCACAATAGATCTTCAAACCAATAGTTTGCAAGTTCACAACAACACCAGTGAACCGTGGAAAGTCACCCTTGTTGATACAGGTCTTGATACTATGACTGGGGGTCGTATTAAACGTGCTCAGAAGTATATAGGAGACGAGCCTTTTTTATTGACCTATGGAGATGGCGTGAGTGATATTGATATTGCAAAAACGGTAGCCTTTCATCAAAAGCATGGAAAAGCCCTCACGATGTCAGCGATTCAACCAGAGGCCAGATTTGGAAATCTTGCGATTGATGAGATGATGAATATCAAAAGTTTTATAGAAAAACCAAAGACAGAAGCTGGATGGATCAATGGAGGTTTCTTTGTCTGTGAACCTAAGGTATTTGATTATATTAGTGAAGATGAAAGTTGTGTGTTTGAGCAAGCTCCATTACAAAATTTAGCTAAAGATGGCGAGATGTTTGCCTATAAACATGAAGGGTTTTGGCAACCGATGGATACCCTAAGAGATAATCAAAAACTCAATAAACTCTGGAAAGAGAACAAAGCTCCATGGAAAGTATGGTAA
- a CDS encoding GDP-L-fucose synthase family protein, which yields MNKTSKIYVAGHRGLVGSAIVKNLTCKGYNNIVTRTHAELDLTNQQAVSLFFEREKPEYVILAAAKVGGIVANNTYRADFIYENTQIQNNVIHQSYVHGVQKLLFLGSTCIYPKNAPQPMNEDSLLTSELEYTNEPYAIAKISGIKMCESYNLQYGTNFISVMPTNLYGPNDNFDLQTSHVLPALIRKIHEAKQRKDKEVEIWGSGKPRREFLYSEDMADACVFIMEKVDFKDLSKDKHEIRNTHINIGTGKDISIQELAELIQNIIGYEGNLVYNTSKPDGTMVKLSDSSKLHALGWKHKVELEEGVKTVYKLYKK from the coding sequence ATGAATAAAACCAGCAAAATTTATGTCGCAGGGCACCGAGGGCTTGTGGGTTCTGCTATTGTGAAAAACCTTACATGTAAAGGGTATAACAACATTGTGACTCGAACTCATGCCGAGCTTGATTTAACCAATCAACAAGCAGTTTCGCTCTTTTTTGAACGCGAAAAACCTGAGTATGTTATTCTTGCCGCTGCTAAAGTCGGAGGCATTGTTGCGAACAATACCTACAGAGCTGATTTTATCTACGAAAACACACAAATCCAAAATAATGTCATTCATCAAAGCTATGTTCATGGTGTTCAAAAACTGCTCTTTTTAGGCTCCACATGTATTTACCCTAAAAATGCACCACAACCAATGAATGAAGACTCTTTGCTCACAAGTGAGCTTGAATATACGAATGAGCCTTATGCCATAGCCAAAATTTCAGGTATCAAAATGTGTGAGAGTTACAATCTTCAATACGGTACCAACTTCATCTCCGTCATGCCTACAAATCTTTATGGACCTAATGACAACTTCGATCTGCAAACATCCCATGTTCTCCCTGCGCTTATTCGCAAAATTCATGAAGCAAAACAACGCAAGGACAAAGAAGTTGAAATTTGGGGAAGCGGAAAGCCAAGACGAGAGTTTTTATACTCCGAAGATATGGCAGACGCATGTGTCTTTATTATGGAAAAAGTTGATTTTAAAGACCTTTCCAAAGACAAACATGAAATACGCAATACCCATATCAATATCGGTACAGGTAAAGATATTAGTATTCAAGAATTAGCAGAATTGATTCAAAACATTATTGGATATGAAGGAAACCTTGTTTACAATACCTCAAAACCTGATGGAACCATGGTAAAACTCTCCGATTCTTCAAAACTGCATGCTTTGGGGTGGAAGCATAAAGTGGAATTGGAGGAGGGTGTTAAAACCGTTTATAAACTGTATAAAAAATAG
- a CDS encoding nucleotidyltransferase domain-containing protein, with protein MRLSFFEVESIVMTFKEVFGQGKIYLFGSRADDTQKGGDIDLFLDVPYSEDIYSKKTVFLIKLEEKIGEQKVDVVFQRDDTRLIEQEIHKHKVELNMDQIKLQKYFQECEKHLQRMKKAYDVTKEILPLSHHQYSNLTDEEVKNIDQFLFRFSKLQDTIGDKIFKLILQNYNPDFQKLSFLDFLHELEKREILTSAEDWILLRKVRNNIAHQYDDEPEAMSQAINDIFAQFDTLKHIFENLKNNYKVEMPHE; from the coding sequence ATGCGTTTATCATTTTTTGAAGTCGAATCTATTGTTATGACATTTAAAGAGGTATTTGGACAGGGAAAAATATATCTTTTTGGTAGTCGTGCAGACGATACACAAAAAGGTGGTGATATTGACCTTTTTTTGGATGTTCCTTATAGTGAAGATATCTACTCAAAAAAAACCGTATTTTTAATCAAACTTGAGGAAAAAATAGGCGAGCAAAAAGTTGATGTAGTGTTTCAAAGAGATGATACTAGGCTCATAGAGCAAGAGATTCACAAGCACAAGGTGGAATTAAATATGGATCAAATTAAACTTCAAAAATATTTTCAAGAATGTGAAAAGCATTTACAAAGAATGAAAAAAGCTTATGACGTAACGAAAGAGATATTACCCCTTTCTCATCATCAATATAGCAATTTAACAGATGAAGAAGTGAAAAATATCGATCAATTTTTATTTAGATTTTCAAAGCTACAAGATACGATAGGCGATAAAATCTTCAAACTAATTTTGCAAAATTACAATCCTGATTTTCAAAAGTTAAGTTTTTTAGATTTCTTGCATGAACTAGAAAAAAGAGAAATTCTTACCAGTGCTGAAGATTGGATACTTTTAAGAAAAGTTAGAAATAATATTGCCCATCAATATGATGATGAGCCTGAAGCGATGAGTCAAGCGATTAATGATATCTTCGCACAGTTTGATACGCTAAAACATATTTTTGAAAATTTGAAAAATAACTATAAAGTTGAGATGCCTCATGAATAA
- the gmd gene encoding GDP-mannose 4,6-dehydratase — protein MNQKVALITGITGQDGSYLAEFLLKKGYIVHGLKRRSSLFNTDRIDHLYQDPHVENRNLILHHGDMTDSMNLTRIIQETQPDEIYNLAAMSHVAVSFETPEYVANADGTGTLRILEAVRLLGLEKKTKIYQASTSELYGKVQETPQKETTPFYPRSPYAVAKMYAYWITVNYREAYGMFACNGILFNHESPVRGETFVTRKITRAASKIALGLQDKLYLGNLNAKRDWGHAKDYVRMMWMILQADEPEDWVIATGTTTMVRDFVRMAFGYCGIELEFKGEGVNEIGVVKSCSNPLYQVEIGKEVVAVDPRYFRPTEVDLLLGDPSKAEQKLGWTREHNLEDLVNDMMKSDLKLMTKDVYLKEGGYKIMSYFE, from the coding sequence ATGAATCAAAAAGTAGCACTCATTACAGGAATTACAGGACAAGATGGGAGTTATTTAGCAGAATTTTTGCTCAAAAAAGGTTACATCGTCCATGGTCTAAAAAGACGAAGTTCACTTTTCAATACCGATAGAATCGACCATCTCTATCAAGATCCCCATGTTGAAAATAGAAATCTCATTTTGCATCACGGTGATATGACCGATAGTATGAATTTAACGCGTATTATCCAAGAGACACAGCCTGATGAGATCTATAATCTTGCGGCGATGAGTCACGTGGCTGTTTCATTTGAAACACCTGAATACGTAGCCAATGCTGATGGCACAGGAACGCTTCGTATCTTAGAAGCAGTGCGTCTTTTAGGATTGGAGAAAAAGACAAAAATCTATCAAGCGAGCACCTCCGAACTTTACGGAAAAGTGCAAGAAACCCCTCAAAAAGAGACCACACCGTTTTATCCGAGAAGTCCTTATGCCGTGGCTAAAATGTATGCGTATTGGATTACTGTGAATTACCGAGAAGCGTATGGTATGTTTGCGTGTAATGGTATTTTATTTAACCATGAAAGTCCTGTTCGTGGCGAGACATTTGTCACCCGTAAAATCACACGAGCGGCGAGTAAAATCGCGCTTGGATTGCAAGATAAACTTTACCTTGGCAATCTCAATGCCAAACGTGACTGGGGACATGCAAAAGATTACGTGCGTATGATGTGGATGATCCTTCAAGCAGATGAGCCAGAAGATTGGGTAATCGCAACAGGAACTACAACAATGGTGCGTGACTTTGTACGCATGGCATTTGGATACTGTGGCATTGAGCTTGAGTTTAAAGGCGAAGGTGTGAATGAAATTGGTGTTGTAAAATCGTGTTCAAATCCACTCTATCAGGTTGAAATTGGCAAAGAGGTTGTAGCGGTTGATCCACGCTATTTTAGACCAACCGAAGTTGATCTGCTTTTGGGTGATCCAAGTAAAGCAGAGCAAAAGTTAGGATGGACGAGGGAGCACAATCTTGAAGATTTGGTCAATGATATGATGAAATCTGATCTTAAACTGATGACCAAAGATGTCTACCTCAAAGAGGGTGGCTATAAAATTATGAGTTATTTTGAGTAA